The Podospora pseudocomata strain CBS 415.72m chromosome 3, whole genome shotgun sequence genome window below encodes:
- a CDS encoding hypothetical protein (COG:I; EggNog:ENOG503NU1G) → MIPPRSVLHKCLTEITRRRPLFSVTTTTRSPRRAPFNGRHGFFTSSRQGAEQKGSSKPLGLVADERRTSPDGVEIKVIKSTEKGRQKEKREEESVWAGIAKSLEGFPSIPGPPENITDMVVDFILPEWTKSLPGLMRKLQRELEMAPGSLAAEIWDEARDPFTHPEIEWEAKVRVSNALCEEEKTFLERRKKVIVPALAKYLGLKEEDIHPDDVPTVAICGSGGGLRALVAGTGSFLASTEDGLFDCVTYASGVSGSCWLQSLYYSSVTGNSFQRAIDHLKARLGTHIADPPVAFNSLTSAPTNKYLLSGIVEKFKGDPAASFSLVDVYGILLAARLLVPKGELEVNEKDFKLSSQREYVRYGQNPLPIYTAVRHEIPEMDEQDADGNPPVSEEAKERAKKEAWFQWFEITPYELFCEEFSAGIPTWALGRKFKNGSDTGLRLPEVRMPLLLGIWGSAFCATLSHYYREIRPIIRSIVGFGPIDGLIWNNLNEDLSKVHPIDPASMPNFVYGMHGKLPSTVPETVYDNENIQLMDAGMSNNLPIYPLLRPGRDVDIIISFDASADIKTDNWLSVVEGYAMQRGIKGWPLGIGWPKPEASAKETAKQLDKAESASSSSESQDRVRDAKMEQAARQQQMQEDDSSKKTEAEKHQQASDELGYCTVWVGTTQERSSAPPPPPKPIDDESSWRLMEPDAGIAVVYMPFLANEKKVPGVDPAGSEYMSTWNFVYSPEDVEGVVRLARANYEEGRGQVKATVRAVYERKKRRREEHARRVKEEAWRRVIRGGRAGKVGVEGDQFS, encoded by the exons aTGATACCGCCACGCTCGGTACTACACAAGTGCCTTACGGAGATCACAAGGCGGCGACCGCTATTCAGCGttacgacgacgacaagatcACCCAGGAGAGCACCGTTCAACGGCCGTCATGGCTTCTTTACAAGCTCACGACAGGGGGCGGAACAAAAGGGGTCGTCAAAA CCTTTGGGCTTAGTTGCCGACGAAAGGAGAACTTCGCCTGATGGCGTGGAGATCAAGGTTATCAAGAGCACCGAGAAGGGTCGGCAAAAGGAGAAgcgggaagaagagagcgTCTGGGCTGGGATTGCCAAAAGCTTGGAAGGATTTCCTTCGATTCCGGGGCCGCCCGAGAATATAACTGATATGGTTGTCGACTTTATTTTGCCCGAGTGGACCAAGAGTTTGCctgggttgatgaggaagttgcagcgggagttggagatggcACCGGGGTCGTTGGCGGCAGAGATTTGGGACGAGGCAAGGGATCCGTTTACGCACCCCGAGATTGAGTGGGAGGCTAAAGTGAGAGTGTCGAATGCGCTCtgtgaggaggaaaagactTTCTTGGAGAGACGGAAGAAGGTTATTGTGCCTGCACTGGCAAAATACTTGGGGTtgaaagaggaggatatccACCCCGATGATGTCCCCACTGTGGCCATTTGCGGCTCAGGAGGAGGTTTGAGAGCGTTGGTTGCTGGAACTGGGTCTTTCCTGGCGTCCACCGAGGACGGCTTGTTCGACTGTGTGACGTATGCTTCGGGCGTGTCTGGGTCGTGCTGGCTTCAGTCCCTCTACTATTCCTCAGTCACGGGCAACAGCTTTCAGCGAGCGATCGACCATCTCAAAGCACGCCTCGGCACCCATATTGCTGACCCCCCGGTGGCTTTCAACTCGTTGACTTCGGCGCCGACGAACAAATATCTGCTGAGCGGGATTGTGGAAAAGTTCAAGGGGGATCCAGCAGCGTCTTTCAGTCTTGTCGATGTCTATGGTATACTGTTGGCGGCGAGGCTGCTTGTTCCCAAGGGCGAGTTGGAGGTAAATGAGAAAGACTTCAAGCTGTCCAGCCAGCGGGAATACGTCAGATACGGCCAGAACCCACTACCCATCTACACCGCCGTTCGTCACGAGATTCCAGAAATGGACGAGCAAGACGCCGACGGGAACCCGCCCGTTTCAGAAGAGGCCAAAGAACGCGCAAAGAAGGAAGCCTGGTTTCAGTGGTTCGAGATAACACCCTACGAACTATTCTGCGAGGAGTTTTCCGCCGGTATTCCCACCTGGGCACTCGGCCGCAAGTTCAAAAACGGCTCTGACACTGGTCTCCGTCTGCCTGAAGTCCGTatgcctctcctcctcggcatctggGGCAGCGCCTTTTGCGCGACTCTCAGCCACTACTACCGTGAAATCCGCCCCATCATCCGCAGCATCGTCGGTTTTGGCCCCATCGACGGACTTATCTGGAACAACCTCAACGAGGACCTTAGTAAGGTCCATCCTATCGACCCTGCCTCGATGCCGAATTTTGTGTATGGCATGCACGGCAAGTTACCGTCCACCGTTCCCGAAACCGTCTACGACAATGAAAACATCCAACTTATGGACGCGGGCATGTCGAACAACCTGCCCATTTATCCGCTGTTGCGCCCGGGGAGGGATgtagacatcatcatctctttTGATGCATCAGCAGACATCAAGACAGACAACTGGCTctcggtggtggaagggTACGCCATGCAGCGCGGGATCAAAGGGTGGCCGTTGGGGATTGGGTGGCCCAAGCCGGAAGCGTCGGCGAAGGAAACGGCGAAGCAGCTCGACAAGGCGGAGAGtgcctcttcgtcgtctgAATCTCAAGATCGCGTTCGCGACGCGAAGATGGAGCAGGCAGCCCGTCAACAGCAGATGCAAGAGGATGACAGTTCCAAAAAGACCGAAGCGGAAAAACATCAGCAGGCTTCGGACGAGTTGGGGTACTGCACGGTTTGGGTTGGGACCACGCAGGAGAGGAGTAgtgctccgccgccgccgccaaagccgaTTGATGATGAAAGTAGCTGGAGACTTATGGAGCCGGACGCGGGGATAGCGGTTGTTTACATGCCGTTTTTGGCGAACGAGAAGAAGGTTCCCGGGGTAGATCCGGCGGGGAGTGAATACATGAGCACGTGGAATTTTGTGTATAGTccggaggatgtggagggggtggtgaggttaGCGAGGGCGAAttatgaggaggggagggggcaggtCAAGGCGACGGTGAGGGCTGTTTatgagaggaagaagaggaggagggaggagcatgccaggagggtgaaggaggaggcgtggaggagggtgataaGGGGGGGCCGGGCTGGGaaggttggggtggagggggatcAGTTTAGTTAG
- the CDC3 gene encoding Cell division control protein 3 (COG:D; COG:U; COG:Z; EggNog:ENOG503NUM5) has protein sequence MASNGIPNSPPPPVRASPVVPTGKPSTPGSQDSREGPSDSFAAAPSALSDDRNIVRRKLTGYVGFANLPNQWHRKSVRKGFNFNVMVVGESGLGKSTLVNTLFNTSLYPPKERKGPSLEIVPKTVSIQSISADIEEAGVRLRLTVVDTPGFGDFVNNDESWRPIVDNIEQRFDAYLDAENKVNRMNIVDNRIHACVFFIQPTGHSLKPLDIEVMKRLHTKVNLIPVIAKSDTLTDEEVVAFKARILADIKYHKVQIFEGPRYELDDEETIAENNEIMSKVPFAVVGANTEVTNADGRKVRGRAYPWGVIEVDNEEHCDFVKLRQMLIRTHMEELKENTNNTLYENYRTDKLIAMGVSQDPSVFKEVNPAVKQEEERALHEQKLAKMEAEMKMVFQQKVAEKESKLKQSEEELYARHREMKEQLERQRLELEEKKSRVESGRPLEKEPKRKGFSLR, from the exons ATGG CTTCAAACGGTATTCCCAAcagtccccctccccccgtcAGGGCCTCGCCAGTGGTGCCCACTGGCAAGCCCTCGACACCCGGATCTCAAGACTCGAGAGAAGGTCCCTCTGACTCCTTCGCCGCAGCTCCTTCAGCTTTGAGTGACGACCGTAACATTGTCCGCCGCAAGTTGACGGGCTATGTCGGtttcgccaacctccccaaccaatGGCACCGCAAGAGTGTTCGCAAGGGCTTCAACTTCAACGTTATGGTTGTCG GTGAATCCGGCCTCGGAAAGTCTACTCTCGTCAACACTCTTTTCAACACGTCGTTGTACCCACCCAAGGAGCGCAAGGGACCCAGCCTCGAAATTGTTCCCAAGACCGTCAGTATTCAATCTATCAGCGCAGATattgaggaggcgggtgTTCGTCTCAGGCTTACGGTCGTCGACACGCCTGGCTTCGGTGACTTTGTCAACAACGATGAGTCCTGGAGGCCAATTGTCGACAACATCGAGCAGCGCTTCGACGCCTACCTCGATGCTGAGAACAAGGTCAACCGTATGAACATTGTTGACAACCGCATCCACGCCTgcgtcttcttcatccagcCCACTGGCCACTCCCTCAAGCCCCTGGATATCGAGGTCATGAAGCGCCTCCACACCAAGGTCAACCTGATCCCAGTCATTGCCAAGTCCGACACCCTCaccgatgaggaggttgttgcctTCAAGGCCAGG ATTCTTGCCGACATCAAGTACCACAAGGTCCAGATCTTCGAGGGGCCCAGGTATGAGCTTGATGACGAGGAAACGATTGCCGAGAACAACGAGATCATGTCCAAGGTTCCCTTTGCCGTTGTCGGTGCCAACACCGAGGTGACCAACGCCGACGGGCGCAAGGTCCGTGGCCGTGCCTACCCCTGGGGTGTTATCGAGGTGGACAACGAGGAGCACTGCGACTTCGTCAAGCTCCGCCAGATGCTCATCCGCACCCAcatggaggagctcaaggagaacaccaacaacacgcTCTACGAGAACTACCGAACAGACAAGCTTATCGCTATGGGCGTGTCGCAAGATCCCAGTGTCTTCAAGGAGGTCAACCCCGCCgtcaagcaggaggaggagcgcgcGCTCCATGAGCAGAAGCTCGCCAAGATGGAAGCCGAGATGAAGATGGTCTTCCAACAGAAGGTCGCTGAGAAGGAATCCAAGCTGAAGCAGAGCGAAGAGGAGCTCTACGCTCGCCACCGCGAGATGAAGGAGCAGCTCGAACGGCAACGACTggagctcgaggagaagaagtcgagAGTGGAGAGCGGGCGGCCACTGGAGAAGGAACCGAAGAGGAAGGGCTTTTCGCTCCGGTAA
- a CDS encoding hypothetical protein (COG:H; EggNog:ENOG503P73S), with protein sequence MRHSLLVAKPRRSPGLRCCLSSPHDHDHRTRTTTRRQFIKPTRPASLTDPIRTGLHRKYEDPFSVLKTAPRDNPAVWGYYGGVRKLDLKLGVIGPLRRKGEEVLRGEKELKGGDEEHEIWRRGLEGLLVGGGGRWRITEDGTGLERYFEFRSFAKAWGFMGAVVGECKARRHHPEWSNTFRTVFIRWRTHEPENHISMLDIELAKFCDEQARFFGEVMPGGGGGEGNRKPEENTGTASASPIPDGKIVSGSGASSTAATPEVTKAVAISTELGTTINNTTTEKQSHEGQQIAPVEATEQPPPETSNDAENIPNRIDHQPEVPTTPDEQVVSDPPEEKSSPEPPPSQQPNPSQQPPSDEQAAINPPKEDSFPQPLPSEQSDHPRQPDHHPPKENTSTARPLEEILKLDWQCLEETVARIRGKPCILEEVREAVRVFNELAARHQSGEYRFTRELSQERVKIEEEITDRLKFFRRANHEWRQAKKMERRLVEERGNGLQKPPVLSNGTTGEAVQSQLAEARAEEGEKKKPSSELREPRKAEAELKSQAAEAEEPEKEVDRLVLKSQNLRKSEAKPEQESDDVAVVDKKKPPDRIPWFQTILRQYRQP encoded by the exons ATGCGCCActctcttcttgttgccaaACCAAGGCGGTCACCGGGCTTGCGCTGCTGCCTTTCTTCACCTCATGATCATGATCATCGGacaaggacgacgacgagacgACAGTTTATCAAGCCCACCAGGCCTGCCTCGCTCACCGACCCGATCCGGACGGGTCTGCACAGGAAGTATGAGGACCCGTTTAGTGTGTTAAAGACGGCGCCGAGGGACAACCCGGCTGTCTGGGGGTATTatgggggggtgaggaagttAGATTTGAAGTTGGGGGTTATTGggccgttgaggaggaagggggaggaggttttgaggggggagaaggagctgaaggggggggacgaggagcatgagatttggaggagggggcttgaggggttgttggttgggggcgggggacggtggaggattACGGAGGATGGgacggggttggagaggtatTTTGAGTTTAGGAGTTTTGCTAAGGCGTGGGGGTTTATGGGGGCTGTTGTGGGGGAGTGTAAGGCTAGGAGGCATCATCCGGAGTGGTCGAAT ACTTTTAGGACGGTGTTTATACGTTGGAGGACTCATGAGCCGGAGAATCATATTTCGATGCTGGATATTGAGCTGGCGAAGTTTTGTGATGAGCAGGCGAGGTTCTTTGGTGAGGTTAtgccgggggggggggggggggaggggaacagGAAGCCAGAGGAGAACACGGGTACTGCTTCGGCGTCACCAATACCGGATGGGAAGATTGTCAGCGGCTCGGGTGCTTCCAGCACTGCTGCCACTCCTGAGGTCACCAAGGCGGTAGCAATATCTACCGAActtggcaccaccatcaacaacaccactaCCGAAAAACAATCACACGAGGGACAACAAATTGCCCCGGTCGAAGCAACTgaacaacctccaccagagACGAGCAACGATGCAGAGAATATACCTAACCGAATCGACCACCAACCAGAAgtaccaacaacaccagacGAACAGGTGGTCTCAGACCCACCTGAGGAGAAGTCCTCtccagaaccaccaccatcacaacaacccaacccctcccaacaGCCGCCATCGGACGAGCAAGCGGCAATAAACCCGCCAAAAGAGGACTCTTTTCCACAACCACTACCATCAGAGCAAAGCGATCACCCCCGGCAACCagatcatcaccctccaaaaGAAAACACATCCACAGCACGCCCCCTCGAGGAGATTCTAAAGCTGGACTGGCAATGTCTAGAAGAGACGGTGGCTAGGATACGGGGGAAACCCTGCATATTAGAAGAAGTCCGGGAAGCAGTGAGAGTATTCAACGAGCTGGCGGCAAGGCATCAGAGCGGCGAGTATAGATTCACGAGGGAACTATCGCAGGAGAGGGTGAAAATAGAAGAGGAAATTACGGATCGGCTCAAGTTTTTTAGGAGGGCGAATCATGAGTGGAGgcaggcgaagaagatggagaggaggttggtggaggagaggggaaaTGGGTTGCAAAAACCACCGGTATTATCGAATGGGACGACTGGAGAGGCGGTTCAATCACAACTGGCAGAAGCTagggcagaggagggggagaagaagaaaccaTCGTCGGAGCTGCGAGAACCACGAAAGGCTGAAGCAGAGCTGAAATCACAAGCGGCAGAAGCCGAGGAGCCAGAAAAGGAGGTTGACAGGCTAGTGCTCAAGTCGCAAAACCTACGAAAATCGGAGGCGAAGCCAGAGCAGGAAAGTGACGacgtggcggtggtggacaaaAAGAAGCCGCCAGATCGAATCCCTTGGTTTCAGACCATCCTCCGCCAGTACCGCCAGCCTTGA